Proteins encoded together in one Bradyrhizobium sp. PSBB068 window:
- a CDS encoding branched-chain amino acid ABC transporter permease, translating to MQALYAQLLVGLINGSFYALLSLGLAVIFGMLNIINFAHGALYMMGAFVAYFLLNLGGINYWWALIIAPVIVGIFGMILERTMLQWLAGLDHLYGLLLTFGIALIVQGVFQNYFGSSGLPYSIPDQLKGGVNLGFMFLPIYRGWVVIFSLVVCLATWFLIEKTQLGAYLRAATENPTLVRAFGINVPRMITLTYGLGVGLAALAGVLSAPINQVRPLMGADLIIVVFAVVVIGGMGSIMGSIITGFALGVIEGLTKFFYPEASNTVVFVLMVVVLLVKPTGLTGRAA from the coding sequence ATGCAGGCTCTCTACGCACAGCTTCTGGTGGGACTGATCAACGGCTCGTTCTACGCGCTGCTCAGTCTGGGGCTCGCCGTCATCTTCGGCATGCTCAACATCATCAATTTCGCGCACGGCGCGCTCTACATGATGGGCGCCTTCGTGGCGTACTTCCTGCTCAATCTGGGCGGCATCAACTACTGGTGGGCGCTGATCATCGCGCCCGTCATCGTCGGCATCTTCGGCATGATCCTCGAACGCACCATGCTGCAATGGCTCGCCGGGCTCGACCATCTCTACGGACTGCTGCTGACGTTCGGCATCGCACTGATCGTGCAGGGCGTGTTCCAGAACTATTTCGGCTCCTCGGGCCTGCCTTACTCGATACCCGACCAGCTCAAGGGCGGCGTCAACCTCGGCTTTATGTTCCTGCCGATCTATCGCGGCTGGGTCGTCATCTTCTCGCTGGTGGTGTGCCTTGCCACCTGGTTCCTGATCGAGAAGACGCAGCTCGGCGCCTACCTGCGCGCCGCCACCGAGAATCCGACGCTGGTGCGCGCCTTCGGCATCAACGTGCCGCGCATGATCACGCTGACCTACGGGCTCGGCGTCGGCCTTGCCGCGCTCGCCGGCGTCTTGTCGGCGCCGATCAACCAGGTCCGTCCGCTGATGGGCGCCGACCTCATCATCGTGGTGTTCGCGGTGGTCGTGATCGGCGGCATGGGCTCGATCATGGGCTCGATCATCACCGGCTTCGCGCTCGGCGTGATCGAGGGACTGACCAAGTTTTTTTATCCCGAAGCCTCCAACACCGTGGTGTTTGTCCTGATGGTGGTGGTGTTGCTGGTGAAGCCAACGGGACTGACGGGACGGGCGGCCTGA
- a CDS encoding branched-chain amino acid ABC transporter permease, with translation MSALTDDTLPMTPRAMRDEMIVFAVMAVLLAIVPFTGIYPFFVMQALCFALLACAFNLLIGYGGLLSFGHAMFLGTAGYVSAHALKVWGLPPELGIVVGTAAAALLGLVTGYISIKRQGIYFSMITLALSQLLYFLYLQAPFTHGEDGIQGIPQGHLLGIFDLSKPMVLYYVVLAGFLAGFLLIYRTINSPFGEVLKSIRENEPRAISLGYKTDQYKLLAFILSGTLAGFAGSLKVFVAQNASLTDVHWSMSGEIVLMTLVGGLGTIFGPVVGAFVIIAMQQYLAGFGQWVTVIQGVIFVACVLLFRRGLVGELAHLLRRSL, from the coding sequence ATGTCAGCATTGACCGACGATACACTTCCGATGACGCCGCGCGCGATGCGCGACGAGATGATCGTATTCGCCGTGATGGCGGTGCTGCTGGCAATCGTGCCGTTCACCGGGATCTATCCTTTCTTCGTGATGCAGGCGCTGTGCTTTGCGCTGCTCGCCTGCGCCTTCAACCTCCTGATCGGCTATGGCGGCCTGCTGTCGTTCGGCCACGCCATGTTCCTCGGCACCGCCGGCTACGTCTCGGCGCATGCGCTGAAGGTGTGGGGCCTGCCGCCGGAACTCGGCATCGTGGTCGGCACCGCCGCCGCCGCCTTGCTCGGCCTCGTCACCGGCTACATCTCGATCAAGCGGCAGGGCATCTACTTCTCGATGATCACGCTGGCGCTGTCGCAGCTGCTTTACTTCCTCTATCTGCAGGCGCCGTTCACCCATGGCGAGGACGGCATCCAGGGCATCCCGCAGGGCCACCTGCTCGGCATCTTCGACCTCTCGAAGCCGATGGTGCTCTATTATGTCGTGCTGGCCGGATTCCTGGCCGGTTTCCTGCTGATCTACCGGACCATCAACTCGCCGTTCGGCGAAGTGCTGAAGTCGATCCGCGAGAACGAGCCGCGCGCGATCTCGCTCGGCTACAAGACCGACCAGTACAAGCTGCTCGCCTTCATCCTGTCGGGCACGCTGGCGGGCTTTGCCGGCTCGCTGAAAGTGTTCGTGGCGCAGAATGCCTCGCTCACCGACGTGCACTGGTCGATGTCCGGCGAGATCGTGCTGATGACGCTGGTCGGCGGCCTCGGCACCATCTTCGGTCCCGTGGTCGGCGCATTCGTGATCATCGCCATGCAGCAATATCTCGCCGGTTTCGGCCAGTGGGTGACGGTGATCCAGGGCGTGATCTTCGTGGCCTGCGTGCTGCTGTTCCGGCGTGGCCTGGTCGGCGAGCTGGCCCATCTGCTGCGGCGGTCGCTGTAG
- a CDS encoding DUF47 domain-containing protein has product MLRWFRAFLPKEERFFDLFARHAQTSVQCAKALQDMLRGGEETPVFCQRVNQFENDADSVTREVLTAVRRTFITPFDRGDIKNLITSMDDAVDQMQATAKAVMLFEVREFEPPMREIGTLIVECANLVVRALPLLQSIGHNVSMLTQITEELTKLEGRVDDLHDIGLKELFLKHRDANTMDFIVGAEIYDHLEKVADRFDDVANEINSIVIEQV; this is encoded by the coding sequence ATGCTGCGCTGGTTTCGCGCCTTTCTGCCCAAGGAAGAGCGATTTTTCGACCTGTTCGCCCGCCACGCCCAGACTTCCGTGCAGTGCGCGAAGGCGCTGCAGGACATGCTGCGGGGCGGCGAGGAGACGCCGGTCTTCTGCCAGCGCGTCAACCAGTTCGAGAACGACGCCGACAGCGTGACCCGCGAGGTGCTGACCGCGGTCCGCCGCACCTTCATCACCCCGTTCGACCGCGGCGATATCAAGAACCTGATCACCTCAATGGATGACGCGGTCGACCAGATGCAGGCGACCGCGAAGGCGGTCATGCTGTTCGAGGTGCGCGAGTTCGAGCCGCCGATGCGAGAGATCGGCACCCTTATCGTGGAATGCGCCAATCTGGTCGTCCGCGCGCTGCCGCTGCTGCAGTCGATCGGCCACAACGTCTCGATGCTGACCCAGATCACCGAGGAGCTGACCAAGCTCGAGGGCCGGGTCGACGATCTTCATGACATCGGGCTCAAGGAACTGTTTCTGAAGCACCGCGACGCCAACACGATGGACTTCATCGTCGGCGCGGAGATCTACGATCACCTCGAGAAGGTGGCCGACCGGTTCGACGACGTCGCCAACGAGATCAACTCCATCGTCATTGAGCAAGTGTAA